ATTTTTTGTTGGTTAGGCAGAGTTTTATGCTCATTTTTTAAGGATGGGCAGTATTTGGGGACACAGTGGCCCTCAGCCTTTGACCTGATCTTGGatgcctgccaaaaaaaaaagaaaagaaaaccccaggAAAATTTGATGTAATAGAGGAAATTTCAAATGAGGAACTTCAGATTTTCTTTAAAGAGTTTTCTTAGAAGTGACAAGTTGTTGAAAACTAGTTGTCTTCATTTGGATCTCGTCAAATCAATGTGTCTCGTTTTTGTCATTAAATCTAGATATCAGCTGATGGTTATGAAGTAGAAAATCTCATCTCTGAAGACCTCACAAAGAGAAGTCATGGTTTTAGGACAGAGTATTTCATTAAGCCACCAGTCTATGTGACAGTTTCCTTTCCCTTCAATGTGGAAATCTGTAGGATTAACATAGACCTCACAGCTGGGGGAGGCCAGAATGTCACTGGCCTGGAAATGTATACATCTGCCTTGTCCAGCAGAGTGTCTTGGAATACCCCCGAGTGCCAGACCCCAGGCCCAGATGAGCCATCCATTCCGGAGAAAGAAGCGTTCACTTTGGTGGGCAAAGTCTTGTTGAAAAACCAGAGCCAAGTGGTGTTTAGCCACAGGGGCTTCAAAGCCAGGCCACCTTTTGGCCCGATGGAAGCCACACTTCCCTCCCCTGCTGTTGTGGCCCAGGAACTCTGGAATAAAGGGGCTCTTTCTCTTAGTCATGTGGCCCATCTCAAGATTTGTATCACCCATGTGACAGGCAGTGGTATCCCTTGTATCAAGCGGTTGGAAGTATGGGGTCAGCCAGCTAAAACCTGCTCTCAGGAGGTGATAGACAGTATTTTGCTGGTTGCCTCAGAGAGCCTCCCTCAGGACTTGTCTCTACAGGCCCCAGCCTTGCCCATGGAGAGTGACTGTGATCCTGGGGGCCAGTCTGAGGGCCAGCaggccccctccagcctcctGGAGCTGGCTGAGGTAATTCGGGATGTACCTGAAGAGTTCCTGGATCCCATCACCCTGGAGATCATGCCTTACCCCATGTTGCTGCCCTCAGGCAAGGTCATTGACCAGagcacgctggagaagtgtaacCGTAGTGAAGCCACATGGGGCCGAGTGCCCAGTGACCCTTTCACAGGAGTAGCCTTTACTCCgcactcccagcccctgcctcaccCCTACTTGAAGGCCCGGATCGACCATTTCCTGCTCCAGCACTCCATCCCTGGCTGCCACCTGCTTGGGAGAGCACAGACTGCATTGGCAGTGACCCCTTCTTCCATTGCTCTGCCCTCTCAGAAAAGGAAGATGGAGCAGGGTGAACATGCCCCAGACAGTAGCCTTGGCTTAaatgcttcctgtttttctaCCACAAGCCTTCTGGTCTCACCCACTACCTCAGAGCACACTGCTAAGAAAATGAAAGCTGCCAGTGAGCTCATGGATTGTTCAACAGGTAATCCCTCGTTTTATGTCCAAGCCCGTCGTCATCTCTACTCCTCCCGGGTGACACTTGGCACTTGCCCTTTGTTTTATGCTTTGCTAGCTTAAATTACACCAAAACTTACTGGCTTAAAGAaccacacatttattatcttacagcttCTCTGGTCAGGAATCTAGGCATTGCTTAGCTGGATTGTCTGCTTTAGGGTCTTCCAAGGCTGctatcaaagtgttggcagggctgcggCCATCTCAAGCCTTGACTGGGGAAGGATTCACTTCAAAGGTCACTCGTGATTGTtgcaggattcagttccttgcTGAATTGTTGCACTGGGGGCTTCACTTCCCTTTTGTCTGGTGGCTGGATTCTGTCCTCAATTCCTTGCCATATGGGCCTCTCAGGGGCAGCACACAACATGGTAGCTGTGTACACCAGCATGTGCAAACAAGTGGAAGTCAGTCTTGTAGAACCTAATCACAGagtgacatcccatcacttttATTGTATTCTGTAAGAAGCAAGTTACTAAGTTCAGGTGGGGTTCATTGGGGGCCATTTCAGACACTCTCCCACACCAttgattcctattttattcaatgtaTTTACCCAAGATTGGTGGTTGGATTTTGTCTAATGCCTTTTCAATATCAGTAGAGATGATATtatgatttttcatccttagaTCTTTTAATACAGTAAAGTATATTAATAGGCTTCTTAATATTGAACCACTGTTATAGTCCTGCAATAAACTCTATTTGGTCATGCTGCTTTTAGTGTACTGcttaattctgtttgctagtgtttttatttaggatttttgccTTCATTAATGAGATTGGACtgcagttttgtgtgtgtgtgtgtgtacaagtaCACATCATCTTCTGTCAGGTTTTAGTATCAATGATTTGCTCCATAAGAAGAATTaggaaattttccttttctaaactCTGGAACAATTTAGTAGTATTAGAATAATttactcttccttccttccttccttccttatttccttcctccctccctctttccatccctcccttcctccctccctccctccctccttcccttccttccttcctatctatctgtctgtctatctatttatctgtctgtgccgggtcttagttgcggcatgcaggatctttgttgctgagtgcgaGATCTTCGTTGCGTCATGcgggatcttctttttttttagttgctgtgtgcgggatctttttttctttttagttgcggcatgtgggatctagttccctgaccagggatcggacccgggccccctgcattgggagcgtggagtcttaacaactgcaccaccagggaagtccctcatttacTCTTTACATGTTTGGTAGAATCCCCCTGTGATTGTCAGTGCTTGGTGCTTTTGGAGATAGCTCTTtgacaactttttctttttgcttatgaAAACTAGTTTGTTTAgattctgtcattcttttttttttaacatttttattggagtataattgctttacaatgttgtgttagtttccgctgtataacaaaatgaatcagctatgtgtatacgtatatccccatatcccctccctcttgagcctccctcccaccctccctatcccacccctctaggtcgtcagaGAGCagcgagttgatctccctgtgctatgctgcagcttcccactagctattcattttacatttggtagtatatatatgtcagtcctactctcacttcgtcccagcttcctcttccctcctgtgtcctcaagtctgttctctacgtctgcatctttattcctgtcctgctacTAGGTTCATGAGTaccgttttttttagattccatatatatgcattagcatacggtatttgtttttctctttctgacttacttcactctgtatgacagactctaggtccatccacctgtaTCATTCTTTAAAGTTCCTCTCTTAGTCTAAAAGGCTTATGCAAACAGCACACTTAAAGGTTACGTATGTATCTTCTCTGGCTTTGAGTGCAAATTTTAGTTAACAAGACCCCCAGAAACTCCTGGAAGCATCTGAGGTGCAGTGGGGCAAGATGAGGAGAAAGGTACTTAGACCTTGATGTTTGTGGAGGTCTCCAGTGGTGTTGGCCTTGACAGATTTGTTGGTGACACAGGACCACGCTGACCAGTGCTCCTTCAAGGCCTCAAGCTGATATCCTATGTCCTACATACTGTAGACCAAACATTCCACTCCCCGCTTTGGGGTACTTTTATGGTGCTACTTTGGGGAAGCCGTGCTATCAGGCAGATCTCTACGTCCTTTCTTCAGCAGCGGTCCCCATCTCCTGTTACCTTCATCCTCAGCCCATATCCAGAGAAGGCCCTATAGATAGTGGAGTGGGCAGAGTGAGGTCTTCATTATTCCACTCGATAATAACTGCTTTGCTTTACCTAGGAAGCAAGAGGACACGAACACCAAGGGAGTGCAGGCCAGTGGCCCTGCAGAGTTGAGGGGGCCCtagcagggaggaggtggggaaagagcAGACTAAGGCTGTTGGGGAGGGaatgggggcagggagcaggggtaCAAAACTGGGTGTTTACTTGCCCCAGTCATTTCCTTGGCAGGCAGGGAGGCCTTCAGAAAGTAGGGTACAGTTCTACAGGTGAGCCAGGAGGTGGCCCAGGCCTGCCCAGCAATTTGTACAGGAGGAGAAAAGCTAGCGCAGAGCCCAGGAATCCTGAAAGCAGTGTGGGATGGGTAAGAACTGCCAGGGGCCCCAGGGCTTTAACTCCTGGTATCCTGTCATCACAGTCTATTAGTAGACATTAGGGAGGACCTTCTTTATGTTTGTGTCTGTTTGAAGTTAGAAGTACCATTTGTGGTTCTCAGAGGACTTTGTGTTTTGGTCTTCGCTTTTGCCAAACCTCTGGATATTGTGGTCTGTGCGTCTCTCAACAGGTCCAGTATCCCATGAGCAAAAGCTGTCGCAAAGCTTGGAAATTGCCTTGACGTCAACCCTTGGCTCCATGCCCTCCTTCACAGCTCGGCTGACTAGGGGACAGCTCCAGCACCTCAGCACAAGAGGGAGCAGTACTTCCTGGAGGCCAGGCTCCAGCTCGGGTAAGAGGGGCCCTGTCTGTCTCCTCAGAGCCCTTGAACAGGATGCCAGGCCATGCCTCTGGGGCTCTGTGAACCTCTATGCCCAAGCTCCTTAGCTCCAACACCCAGGCCTTTACTTTTCCAGGGTGAGTTCAAGGGCTGCCTATGAAGTTTAACTCTTCACAAGAAAGTCTTTCTTTAGTCATTTCTTAGTAATTCTGTGGCGCTGGGGATTGGTATTTTTTGGTAAGATCTAATGTTACTCTGTCCtgaggacttttgtttgtttctccctttttgcttatttttcttatgtAGTCTGTCTCTCATCTGACATCTGGGGTACTTCATGTAAATGTGGAGGGTGGTTTCAAGTTGAGTATGTCATCTTCATCccttcctattaacattttcacCAGTATCTTAGAACAGTGATAGCTTACTGAGCTAAGTTTTGCCTAAAATGAACCTGGGACCACAATGGATGATAGAATCGGTTAGGATACAAAGTGAGAGGATCTGGAGCATTTTTTACAAGATGAAATCTGGTGGGGCTAATGATAAGGTATACACTTGCTTCCTCCTGCCTGTCCAAAGTTAGTCTGTTCTCTTATTGCCTGGATCCCAGGCCATCTTACCTTTTCTGCCCTTGTCccctcctccctgtctctctgaTTATGTTTCCATCCTAATCACTCCCAGAACCTGTCTTGTCCAGGTGACCAGCAATTTCCATGACCCCAAATTCGATGGACACTTACCCTCTCAGCAGCGTCTATTGTGGCTAACCAGCCTCTCCTTTCTGAAACACCTGTCTTGGCCTTCCGGATGTTATgctctttttctccccattttcaaGAGTCTCTCTTCAATTTCCATTGctgattcttccttctcttccagaCTCTTGTCTTAGACCCTCTTCTCTATACTCTGTGTCACTCAAGTGAGAGCCCACTTGGCCTGTGACTGCCCATATTCACCTGTAGCTCCTTCCTCTCCTTGGAACTCAGACCCTGACCTCCCTTACAGCTTCTTGGTGCCTCTGTGTGGGAAACTCATGGATATCTTAAGTGAATTTCTAACTCAGAACTGCAGGCGCCTCCAAAGGTTTTTCCCCATAGCCCCCCATCATCCAGTCACTGGTAAAGAGCAAGCATCTTCTACCCTGTGGTCAAGCCTATAACATGGAGGTCATCCTTCGTTTCCGTCAACATTCCTCACATTCTATTCGTCATCAAGTTTTGTTTACACTGCTCCAAAATAGATCTCAGGGATGTCCTCTCTGCTCCATTACTCTTGCTgctaccctggccccagctcctGCACTGCTCCCCCAGATTCCTGTAGCAGCCTCTGCTTCTCCTCCACAGTCACCCTTGCCTGCCCATCCTCCTCATAGGAGCcagaggaatcttttttttttttgcggtacgcgggcctctcactgctgtggcctctcccgtcgtggagcacaggctccggacgcgcgggctcagcggccatggctcatgggcccagccgctccgcggcatgtgggatcctcccggaccggggcacgaacccgtgtcccctgcagtggcaggcggactctcaaccactgtgccaccagggaagcccagagagggatcTTTTTATGTAAGCCAGATCATGATACTCCACTTCTTAAAATCCTTCCAGGGTATCCCGCTGAACttggaataaaatacaaattgctGCCTGTGAGGTCCTGCATGTTCCAGCCCTGCCTCACCCTcctctgccactctctcacaCATCACacctttgttttttctgtttctttaatggaCCAGCCACTCTTTGTACTTGCTGTCCCTTTCACTCATGCATGGCTGGCTCCCTTTCATTCTTACGGCTCTTCACCCAAAAGGTCATCCTTGCCCTCTCCAGATGGGTGTGGACTGGGGGAGAAAGAGCAGCCTCCCTAGGCCAGGGCCACGAGAGAAGGGCAGCAGGTATAgcttggggaggaggggtggcaAGACCTGCCCGCTGTGGCCCTCATTCAGGACACCCTGTGGGAAGCATGAAGGAGAGAGCCTGCAGCACAAGAAAGGGATTGATGGGTCAGGAGGGGAACTGCTGGGCTACAGGGCCAAAGAGACTCAGGTGCCAGGCTCAGCAGGCAGGTCTGCTACAGACAGACCTCAACCCTGCCCCTCTGGTGACCTCCGTCCCCCCTTGACCTGCCCAACCTGGGTACCTCagaccattttttgctttttcttctcgtCACATCTCACCTTTCTTGCAGTTTATCAAGGTTGTCAGGGTGAGCTTGTGCCTTGCCCTGACCTTGGCAGCCTATCCAGGGGAAAGTCCATCTTGCTGGGAGAGCAGCAGGAAGGGCCCAGTGCTGCCCAGCAGCCCTCAGAAGCCAGCTTTTCTTGAGCATTCATTGGAGCACCGAGATTTGATTATGGAGAGGAGGCTCCCCAGATTCTCAGGCTCTCTGGCATCCTCTCCTCCCAGATCAGTCAGAGGCAGCctagggagggaggaagccaggCTGCTGAAGGGATGCAGGGTAGGGAAGCTTCTTGTCCTACTCCAGGCACATGCCCGCCTCCAGGATGGAGCCTGGACCGGGGTCAGCTTTTCCTAACCCTGGCCTATTTTCTTCCCTGATTCACCAGAGCAGCCTGGGAGCATCCTGGGCCCCGAGTGCACATCCTGCAAAAGAGTGTTCTCTCCCTACTTCAAAAAGGAGCCCGTGTACCAGCTTCCCTGTGGCCATCTCCTGTGCCGGCCCTGCCTGGGTGAGAAGCAACGCTCCCTGCCCATGACATGCATAGCCTGCCAGCGGCCATTTGCCAGCCAGGACGTTCTGCGGGTTCACTTCTGAGTGACTGACCTCAACCTGAGAAGACCCATCGCTGGGAGGAGCTGAGGAGGAGCGAGTGGGGGGGTCAAAGCTCCTGAGGTCTGGCCAGGTCCCAGGCACAGGGGGGCCTCTGCTTTCTCACGGGCTTTCCCTTTGTCTCCTCCCACAGCATAGTACATGGGCCTGTGGAGTGAGGGGTCAGGGAAGGGGCTCTCCACGCCTGCTCAATTGGCAATAGGATAACAAAGCCATAGTTTGagctgggagggatgggggagatgTCCCTGCCCTCCTGTGCCTCCCTGCCAGCACCCCCCTGCCAGAGCCCAGGGCCTGCTAGAGCCAGCCCCACCCTCTGAGGCCCCCCAGGTCGTCTGCACACACCCCTCAGCCTACAAGGTGGATGTGAATGTGGCTCGGGATCTCAGAGAGAGCCTCCACCTTCAGTGTCACCCAAAAGTGGAGCATGGCAAGGATCTGTGGAGTAAATGACTCAGCCCCTCTGACTGGCAAACCACTCCGAGCCTTAATAAAGCAATGGTTGACATCCGCTGTGGGCTTCCTCTTGTCTGTGTCATCATACTCCTCTACCCTACCCGCACCCACACAAAGTGGGGCTGTCACAGGGCAGCCGTGAGCAGTCACTGCAACCCTGTCAGATTGTAATTTGGGTCAATGGCCTGAAGGGACAAGAAGTTGCATTTGCAGGTGCATCTGATGCATGAGGGTTTGCAGGTGGGTGTGCACGCCAGTTGGAAGGGTTGAGCAGCCCCCTAGGCTGGTGACAGCTTGCTTAGCTGCGTGTGGGCAGAGCTGCACTGCCTTCCGAGGGGAGAAGGTACCTTTTCTGCATGGGGCCTATTTCAGCAAAGATACTTGTGGATagattgcattttttttcccattcaaaatTTTGGAGTCCCAGAGGGAAAATATGTATTCCTACAACTGTTCACTGTATGGAGTAGATCCTAGTCATGGAAGAATATCCGTGAAAAAATACACTCTGCTATTCCCTGTTCCCTCTGAGCATGTTTGGGAAGGAGGAGCACGGTGATGCTTCTTAGTTTATTCTTGAGATTTCATCACAGCCACCGGTGCACAGCCTGTGGGGGTCCCTCAAGCCACTCAGGATACTGAGCCATCTGCTCTCCACTACTCCCACAGGCCCGCTGCCTCCGGGACCCTCCAGGGGAGAAGGCCAGCGTTCTCTCTGGCTTCCACGCTTTGCTCACAGGGCAGAGAGAACTATAGTTCTTACActaatgggggaaggagggagcttATTAAAAATTCCATTCTTGGACTCCAGATCTAAGAATTTAGAGATCTGGGGTTGGGGTTAGAGAATGTGTTTTTAAGAGTTCCTAGAAGGTGTGTATGGCCACAAAGGTGGCTGTGGAGAGGcaatcccaccctcccctctgcctcctggtGACACTTCCCTTGACCCCTCCTCACATGAGCCTCCAAGGTCTGCATTGGGGGGCTTTCCTCTTGGCTGGTGAGACTCCCATGTGTCCTTCGGCTTTAAATGTCTGGGTCAGTCCAGATTATTGCCTTATCTTCCTTGTGTGCTTGTGTTCTAGGAAAAGCCCCACcattgcagcaaaagcagtgctgcAGAGGGGAGGGCAGTTCCTACCCTCAGCCTGTCATGGCCTCAAGATAACAGCCTAGTTCCCCAAGAGCAAGTTCACTGCTGGGAGGCCTTCCCTCTGGGGTTTGTCTTGTCTCTCCCAACCTGGGAGCCTGAGGAAGCCGCCAGCGTGGGGTCAGCATAAAGCGCAGAGTGCCCAGATGAGGGCAGAGGTTCCTCCCCTCCTGCAGGGGGCCTAGTGATCTGCATTTTGAACAGGCTGCTGCTCCCCAGGTAGCTCTGGGAGGAAACCAGGCATGGGAGCCCCTGTGATGGACAGGTGGAGCCATATCCACATCTTTGGAGATGCATCCATTTTTATCTTAAAGAGTCCCCTAAAATGAAGTGGTCTTTTCACCACCCTTGCCAGAACACACAAAGCACTGCTGGGCTCCGTTTCTCTACCCTAGAAAATGAGAAtaacttttctcttgctgccaaCTAGACTCAAAGGATTTCTCACCAGAGCCCAGGGCAGGCGCAAAGCAGCTAACCAATAAACTCAAGGAGCTGGACTCTATTGACTCTGAGAAGACTCAGGACTTCAAAGCCTTGTGACCCCACTGCCTCCTTGCCTGACCACAGGGTCTTTGCGGGTACATGTCCCCTTTCCTGTAGCATTTACTCAACCCAACGTCCATTTGGGGGCACGCAGCCCTGGGCCCTTTGAGAGCAGGAAGCTGGGCCCCAGTGGCTGGTCTCCAAATCTTCATCCCCAAGGTACAGAGTGAGGCCTTGCCCCATAACCTGGCCGTCCCCTTGTGGGGCCAAGGCCCCAGGCCTTGGCTACTCCACCCTCACTCATGCTCGCCCTGCCTTCGCCCTCCAGCCCCAGGGGCAGGCAGAAAGGAGGGCCACTCAGAAGTAGTTCTGAAGGTAGAAGAAGTAGGGAAACCAAATCACCAAGaggagcacctgctctgtgccccgGAGTACTCCATCTCCAGGCGGCTGCATCTGGGTCCTGGAGCTGAAAGGCTCCCCCATCCCCTCGTCAGCCCTGCTTCCTCCCATGGGTCTCCAGCCTGAGGCCGCTCAGTTGCTGGGTGCTTTTCCATTCCCCAAGAAATGGTCCTCTGCTGCCTGGGTTGCTGTAAGGAGGTCTGCAGACAAAGAGACCTGCCCCTGGAGGGACCCCCCTGCCAGGCTGCCGGGCTGCCAGGCTGCCAGGCTGCCAGGCTGCTGCTCACCTGCCGTCTGCAGTATTGTGATGCTGGGCTGGCTGCCTGTGTGCTGGCCACTGGGGCAAGGGCGGGGCTGCTGGTGTGCTGGGCCCTCCCGCGGagctgccctctcccctctccagcccACACCGGCCTGCTTGGCCTCTCAGTCCACTTACACAGGCAGGATCTTTCCTTCCAGTTCTAGGTTGGAAGGGGCGTGGCTGGATTGGGAATTGGCCAATAGAGtggctttttaaagtaaatagaaataactcaggggcttcactggtggcgcagtggttgagagtctgcctgccgatgcaggggccacgggtttgtgacccggttcaggaggatcccacgtgccgcggagcggctgggcctgtgagccatggccgctgagcctgcgcgtccggagcctgtgctccgcagcgggagaggccagggcactgagaggcccgcgtaccgcaaaaaaacaaaaaacagaaaacaaactcagttcctcagtcacaccagcCACATCTGAAGTACTGAATAGTCACATGTGCTAGTGGCTACCctgttggacagcacagatacagaacattccatcatcAAAGAAAGTTCTATTGGCCCTTGGTGTTCCCTTTACCGCTTAGGAACCTGTCTCCCGGGAAGTAGGGAAACACCCCTACACGGGGGTGGAGCTTGTAACGGAGAGCAGGACAGTGGGGTAGAGAATCAGATGCGCCAGCACCTTgccggcccccacccccacccccgacccggCAGAGGCCGTGCCCACAGGCTCCTCCCTGCTGTAATGCTCTCCCTCCCTTACAAAGAGATGCCTTGGCCCAGAGGGTGACAAGATCTCCCGAGTGGcacagggaggaggtgaggaggaaggaggaagaggcagcCATGTGGCAGTTGGCAGGTTTTTTCCACCAAGGTCTGCATCAGTAACAAGGTAATGCTACCCATAGCCATACTACTGAGAGATGACCACTCAAACATGGCTCTCCTGGCTCTTTTCTCTTCCAATAattttttataaggaaaaagagGCACGTGTATATACTGTGTGGTTCTGTTGCCTGCTATTTCCCTTAACATTATTTAATGGACATTTGCTGTCATTACACACTATTCCTATTATAAAGATCTTTTTGAAGAACAAGCCAGAATAActagaaaaaatctgaaaatgaacagtttgatttgggggtggggaaaacTAACCCATGAATACACAGACAgagcaatgaaaaaaatttttaaatccagtAACAGACCCAACTGCATAAGGAAATTGgggtggcggggcggggg
This region of Phocoena phocoena chromosome 15, mPhoPho1.1, whole genome shotgun sequence genomic DNA includes:
- the UBOX5 gene encoding RING finger protein 37 isoform X3; this encodes MVINLCLPQFRPRIYCNKISADGYEVENLISEDLTKRSHGFRTEYFIKPPVYVTVSFPFNVEICRINIDLTAGGGQNVTGLEMYTSALSSRVSWNTPECQTPGPDEPSIPEKEAFTLVGKVLLKNQSQVVFSHRGFKARPPFGPMEATLPSPAVVAQELWNKGALSLSHVAHLKICITHVTGSGIPCIKRLEVWGQPAKTCSQEVIDSILLVASESLPQDLSLQAPALPMESDCDPGGQSEGQQAPSSLLELAEVIRDVPEEFLDPITLEIMPYPMLLPSGKVIDQSTLEKCNRSEATWGRVPSDPFTGVAFTPHSQPLPHPYLKARIDHFLLQHSIPGCHLLGRAQTALAVTPSSIALPSQKRKMEQGEHAPDSSLGLNASCFSTTSLLVSPTTSEHTAKKMKAASELMDCSTEQPGSILGPECTSCKRVFSPYFKKEPVYQLPCGHLLCRPCLGEKQRSLPMTCIACQRPFASQDVLRVHF
- the UBOX5 gene encoding RING finger protein 37 isoform X1 — encoded protein: MVINLCLPQFRPRIYCNKISADGYEVENLISEDLTKRSHGFRTEYFIKPPVYVTVSFPFNVEICRINIDLTAGGGQNVTGLEMYTSALSSRVSWNTPECQTPGPDEPSIPEKEAFTLVGKVLLKNQSQVVFSHRGFKARPPFGPMEATLPSPAVVAQELWNKGALSLSHVAHLKICITHVTGSGIPCIKRLEVWGQPAKTCSQEVIDSILLVASESLPQDLSLQAPALPMESDCDPGGQSEGQQAPSSLLELAEVIRDVPEEFLDPITLEIMPYPMLLPSGKVIDQSTLEKCNRSEATWGRVPSDPFTGVAFTPHSQPLPHPYLKARIDHFLLQHSIPGCHLLGRAQTALAVTPSSIALPSQKRKMEQGEHAPDSSLGLNASCFSTTSLLVSPTTSEHTAKKMKAASELMDCSTGPVSHEQKLSQSLEIALTSTLGSMPSFTARLTRGQLQHLSTRGSSTSWRPGSSSEQPGSILGPECTSCKRVFSPYFKKEPVYQLPCGHLLCRPCLGEKQRSLPMTCIACQRPFASQDVLRVHF
- the UBOX5 gene encoding RING finger protein 37 isoform X2, which encodes MVINLCLPQFRPRIYCNKISADGYEVENLISEDLTKRSHGFRTEYFIKPPVYVTVSFPFNVEICRINIDLTAGGGQNVTGLEMYTSALSSRVSWNTPECQTPGPDEPSIPEKEAFTLVGKVLLKNQSQVVFSHRGFKARPPFGPMEATLPSPAVVAQELWNKGALSLSHVAHLKICITHVTGSGIPCIKRLEVWGQPAKTCSQEVIDSILLVASESLPQDLSLQAPALPMESDCDPGGQSEGQQAPSSLLELAEVIRDVPEEFLDPITLEIMPYPMLLPSGKVIDQSTLEKCNRSEATWGRVPSDPFTGVAFTPHSQPLPHPYLKARIDHFLLQHSIPGCHLLGRAQTALAVTPSSIALPSQKRKMEQGEHAPDSSLGLNASCFSTTSLLVSPTTSEHTAKKMKAASELMDCSTGPVSHEQKLSQSLEIALTSTLGSMPSFTARLTRGQLQHLSTRGSSTSWRPGSSSAWEHPGPRVHILQKSVLSLLQKGARVPASLWPSPVPALPG